The following is a genomic window from Citrifermentans bemidjiense Bem.
CCCCACTGGGCACCTATTACAACGACGTTAGCCATGATTCTCCCCTTGCAGATCGAATTTCAAATCTAGATCCTTATCGAACAGCTCCTCTTCGCTCACGGTGATGCTTTGACGGTCCGCCACCCGCACCAGGTAAAGCTGGCCGGCCGCGCAATCCTCAGCGCCGATCACAAGCAGCAATCGGATGTTCATCTTCTTTGCGTACTCAAGCGAACTGTCGAAGTCGCGCTTGATGATATCCCTGGCGCAGGTGTAGCCTAGGCTTCTCAGCTTTTGCGCCACTTCCAGCGCCTCGCGGCGCTCGTCCTTTCTGTTGAAGATCAGGAAGTCGCGGCTGCTTGACGCCTCGACCTCAGGCCTCTTGGACATGCTGGCCAGAAGGGCCAGGATGTTGAAAGCGAAGCCGGTGGCATGCGCCGGGTATCCGTACTTGGCGGTGAGGTCGTCGTAACGCCCGCCGCTGCAGATCGCTTCTCCGACGCCCGGGACGAAGCCTTCGAAGGTGATCCCGCTGTGGTAGTCCAGCCCCCGGATCTCGCCCAGGTCGATGGTTAGATGCTCGGCGACCCCGTATATGTCCAAGATGTCGACCACCTGGGCGAGGTTGTCCAGGGCCCGCAGCGAACGCTCGTTTCCGGCGATACTGCGCGCTTCCTGCAACACCTCGCGCCCGCCGTAGAGTCTCGGCAGCAGGGCGATCTCCTGCTTGACCCGGTCGGGAGCCCCGGCGGATTCGAGGATGCTGCGCACCGCGCTGACTTCCTTCTTGCTGATCGCTTCCTGCAACTGTTTCTGCACCTCGGCGGAGAGGCCGGAGGCGTCCATGATGCCGCGGTAGAACTCCACCTGCCCCAGGTCTATCTTGAAGCCGGTGAAGCCGAGGTTTTTCAGCACCTCCACCGCCATCGCCACCATCTCGGCGTCCGCCTCGGGGGAGTCCAGCCCGATCAGCTCTACGCCGAACTGGAAGATCTCGCGGCTTTTGCCCGATTGCATCTGGGCCTGCCTGAGCACGCGTCCGGAATAGTATATGCGGTGGGGGAGGGGTAGGGCGTGCATCCGGGTGGCGACGATGCGTGCCACCTGCGGCGTGATGTCCGGCGGAATGGCGAGGAGGCGTCCGGTCTGGCGGTCGTCGAAGCGGAAGGTCTTGCTCCGCAGTTCGTCACCCATGCCCAGAGCGAGCACGTGCTCGAACTCGAGCAGCGGGGTGATCATGCGCCTGAAGCCCCAGAGTTCGAAGACTCGGTGGATGCTGTCCGCGATAAAGGTGATCTTGTCGGCGGTTTCCGGGAGGAAGTCGCTCACCCCTTTGGGGAGCGGAGCTTCAATACATGAGGGGTTAGTCACGGGGTCGTCCTAAGGTATGTCGGTACCGCTGAAGCTGGCGAAAAAACGAGAAATCGTAACAGTATGGCAGGGGGAAGTCAACGATTAATTCCCCCTGCCATATAGTCTATTCCGCCCGGAGAATCCTGACCAGACTGCCGCCTTTGCCGCCCAGGCCGGTCTTCTGGGTCACCTCCATGAGCACCATTTCGCGGCTTTTCTGGTTGAAGTCGTAGTCGGCCAGGTAATTCTGGCTCGGCTTGGTCCTCCAGAGTTCCTCAAGCGTCGACCCGTTCCAGGCAAAATCCACCATGGAGTACCTGGAGTAGGAACGGGCGTTGCCCAGCACGAAGAAGCCTGCGTTTTGGGGGACAATCACCTCGCCCTTGTCGGTTACGGTGATGCGCTGATCGATGAACCTGGTGCGGAAAGGTGTTCCAGTGGTCCTTTCGTTCTCGATGTCGCGGCGCTGGAAGTAGGTCTCGGTGCCGCCGAACTTCTCGCTGCTTCTCCAGATCTCGTCGCCGTCCGCATATACCAGCAGGTAGCCGCTGTCGTTGAAGCAGGTGAGGAAGGATTTCCCGGACCGGTCGCGGAACAGGTTGAAGTTGAAGATGTTGGCGAAGCGCGGCATCTTGATCGGGTTGGCAAGCTTCACCTTTCCGTCGACGAAGGACGCCTCGAAAACGTCGCCGTAGTAATCGTCGCTGCGCCCCATCTCCTGGGCGAAGAGCTGTTTCTTGCCGCCGTAAGGCGCCAGCGCGCGGAACATATACGGGAGGTCCTGCGCCACCGCCTTCAGTGTGCCGTTTTGGATGGAGTAGACGCGTGATGAAGGCGCCTCGCGGTCCATCAGGGTCACGAAGGCGAGCACCTTGCCCTCTTGGTCCGGGCCGATGGCGTCGATACCGAGCAGCTTTTGGTGCTGGGGCAGCGCGGCTTGCCCGAGCAGGGCGAGTTTGTCGCCTTTTTTGTAGAGGTAGAGGGCGTCCGCATCGGCGATGATCATTTCCTCGGTGCCCCATGAGGCGATCGCGCTCTTGGCTCCGGCGATGCGCTGGCTGGCCCAGCCGGCGCCGGCTTCGCTGCGGACGATCTCGGAGGCGGGCGCCTTGGTCACGAACGCGGGAGACTGGAGCGGGGCGGCAGCAGGGGCTGCTGCCTGCGGGTACTGTTTCACGATCTCGCCCTTGAGCTTGCTCGAAATCTTGCCGACAGCGGGAATCAGGGCGTCGATGCTTTCACCCTGCTCGTAGGCGGCGGCAAGCTGCTTTCCTTGTGCGTTTTTCGCGGTGGCGTCAAGGCTGAACATCTTGCCCAGCATGGTGTAGCTACCCGAGATGACCACGTCCGCCTCGGCGGCCGTCTCCACGGTGACCAGCCCGTCTCCGGAAAGCCGCGATGACATGAGGCGCTTCAAGGTGGTCTTCAGGTCGGCGGAGTCGCCGCCGGAGACGGTGAAGTCGGAGACATAGGCGCGGATGTTTTCGGCAGAGGCCAGGAGCGGGAAGAACAGCGAACTGAGGAGAATCAGGGTGAGGGCCAGGGTTCTTTTCATGATTACTCCGCTTATTCCTTGGAATTAAAAGACGCGGAATTATCGCAGAGCGGCAGGCTTTAGTCAAACGGTTTCACGCCAGAGACAGGGCTTGACCCAAACAATAACAGACAAAAAAAGCGGGCCGCATAGCCCGCCTTTTTCGGTTTCCATTGAGTAACTTCACTTGGCTTACTTGCCGGGTCGCTCCATGTCTCTCAGAAGCTCTTGGGTCTCAGTCAGTTTCTGCTGCAGTTGCTTCAGTTCTTCAGGAGAATACACCCTTTTCCCCTTCTTTATCTCGCGATCCAGCCTCTGCATTCTCTTGTAAATGTCGTCCACCTGGTTGGTGCAGTTCTTTGAGGCAAGCAGGCACTCGTTTTTCTGTGTCTCGCTTGCTTGTGCAAAGACGGTCGTCGCCGACCCAATGAAAAGCACCGCAGTCAGTGTAGCTATCGTTTTACGCATGGTATTCCTCCATACTTCAGGTTGTGCGAAATCAACTGTCAGGCTTTTCCAAAGTACGCAGGATTTCGCTGGTCTCATTCAGTTTGTCCTGCAGCCTCTTTAGCTCCTGGGGGGTGTAAACACGGGTCCCCTTCCTGATTTCCTTGTCCAGTTTGTAGATCCTTTTCCTGATGTCGTCCACTTGGTTCATGCAGTTCTTGGAAGCGAGGAGGCATTCGTCCTTCTGGGTGGAGGTAGTCTGGGCGAAAGCTGGGACCGACGACAGCGTGCAGAGGGTTGCTGCCAAAATCATTGCCATCTTTCTCATAAAGACTCCTTTGCTTGTTGGGTTAAAAGGCACCAATGTATTAAAGCATGGAGTTTTTTGTTGTCAACAGGCAAAGCAAAAAGTGGCTATGTGTGAGAGACAGCTGATGCGTGTGCGTGCGGTGTTTTCTCTGTGGTCGATTGGCAAGAAATGGCAGTCTGACCGCGCCAGCGCATGCAGCTAACTCTCAGGGGTCGTTGTCACAGTAGCTGCGGGAGAGGGTGTCAGTCAGAACGGTGCGGCGAACGCAAAAAAGGCCGGAGAGTTGTCTCTCCGGCCTTTTTCAGGGTCAGGCTTTTCCTGCCGCTATGTGCGGAAGGCTGTGCCTCAATTAAAACAGGTAGCTCAACTGTACGTTGAAAAGGTACGGGTCGTCGGCGTTGGCAGCGCCGAAGCCGTTGATCTTCTTGGTCGTGCCGGAGAGGCCGTCGCCGAGGAAGACGTAAGCAGCTGCTACGCTGGCGCTCAGGTTGTCGTAGATCTTGTAGCCGACCTGGGCGTTGATCTCGGTGCCGAGGCTGCCGTTCTCTTTCACGCCGGCGTTTGTGCGGTTTTCTGCAGCGGCCATGTAGCCGATGTTGGCGTTGTAGAAGAGTTTGTTGTCGGTACCTTCGTACCCGGCGAAGACACCGTAGGAGCCGCGGCCGCCGACGGTCATGTCGTTGTTGACGACGGAAGTGGAGGTGTTGGTAGCCTGGTTGGGGCGTACCAAGAGCCACATGTTGGCCGGGTTGAAGTAGGTGGTACCTGCGGTGACGGTCTGGAAGGAGTCCCTGTCGCCGGTGGTCTTCTTGTCGCCGGAGAGGTAGTAGCCGGCGAAGTTGATCGCGCCCGAGCCGACCTTGGCTTTACCGGTCGCGCCCAAGAGGTATCCGGAGATGCTGTCGGTGCCGTTGATGTCGCCGAACTGGTATGCCGCGAAGGGCTTCACTGCAACATCGCCGAACTTGAGGTCTGCGTTCAGGCCGAGCATGTGCAGCAGCTCGTAGTTGCCGACGGTTGCGGAGCTGAAGGTTGCACCGGTGTCGTTCTGGATGTTGTAGTAGGACGCCCCGACGGTCATGTCCTTGTTGAGGGCGAACTTGCCGTCCAAAACGATGAGGTCGGCGGTGAGCTTGCCGGCGCCGGTGTTGGTCCCGGTGGCAAGCGTGTTGTCGTCGAAACGGAACCAGCCCAGGGAGACGGTTGCCGGATCGAACTTCTTGGTGGCGTACACGCCGGTCATGTCGGCGGAGAGGAAGAGGCTGCCGTAGGCGTCGTTCCAGGGCTGCATGCCAACCTTGAAGTTGGTGGCGGTGTTCGGCTCGTTGAAGTCGAGGTAAATGTTCTTGGTCTCGAGGGTCAACTGGTCGGCGTCGAGGTTACCGGAGTCGTTGCCGGTGGTGCCCTTGTAGCCGCCGGTCACGCCGCCGAAGCGGGTGTCGAGCTCGAAGTGGGTTACGAGTTTGAGGTTGTCGTTAGCCTTTGCGATGTACATAAGGCGTGCGCGCTGCTCGGCGAAGAAACCGGAGTGGGCGTCGCTGTTGAAGTTGACGGTCCCGCTGTTGCCGCCGGTGAGGCTGTTGGACTGATAGCCCATGAATTTGAACATCCCGTGAAACTCGTTTTCCAGCGCCATTGCCGGTACTGCGGTTGCTGCGGTCAGAGCGCTGGCAGCCGCAAATGCAAGCATCTTCTTTTGAAAGCTCATCGTTTACCTCCTGGGTTGGTTGTTGAAACTCGATTGAAGTTACTGCTTTTAGTACAGTTTTCCGCAAAAAGCAGGTCGAACAGTCATTACATTGCAAAAAAGCTCTCACTTCAGTCACAGCTAATTAGCATGACGTATTTGAGAGCTTTAAGATACACTTTGGACGAGCTGTTTGTCTCTGCAACGATATAGTCCCCCACTGTTTGAAAGAAAATCTCGTGAATCGGCAAGTACAGCCTTTCCCAATGAGCAAACCACTGTTATAGAAAACTGACGCCACTATATTATTATTCAAACAAAAGTCAATAAAAAAATCCAGACTCATTAGATTCCGAAATTTGAATGTCTCAATGACTGTGGTCGTGCACTTCACACAGTTCCGTCAGCACGCCGCCGCTGCTCTTGGGATGGATGAAGGCGATACGCGCGCCGTGGGCGCCGTTGCGGGGTACGGCGTCGATCATGCGGGTCCCTTTGGCCACCAGCGCTGCGATAGCCGCCTCGATATCGTCAACCCCGTAAGCCACGTGGTGCACCCCCGGGCCGTTCTTCTCCAGGAACTTGGTCACCGGACTCTCGGGGGAGGTCGGCTCCAGAAGTTCGATCTTCGATTCGCCTACTGACAGAAAAGCTACCCGTACTAGTTGACTTGGGACCTCTTCTGTACCAGAGAAAGTCATGCCCAGTGAATCGCGATAAAAAGGAAGTGCTTCCTCAAGAGAAGCGACTGCAACGCCGACATGATTTATCTTAGATAACATTAATATTCCTTTACAGATCGTCGGTCATAGACTGACGGAAGTAGATAATAACTGGAAAAAATCAAATTGCAAGTAGCTGAGCAAAATTTGTCAGAGTTGTAACAATCATGTTGTCTCATCTGTTTTTTTTCTGTCAGATAAATTGATACAACGAAGGGAGTTTTGCTGGCTGGAACTGTAGGCGAAACTATTTAACTGCTGGCGGGAGCGGTTCTGTGTCATGATGATTTTCACCACTTTGGAAAGGAACTCCGCTCCCGCCAGTGCGTCTCATTGCGACGGTTTTTTCGCAGATTCAGGGGGGGCTTTAAAGGACCACCGTCTCCCTGTGGATGCCGAACACGCCCCTCATTACGTTGGCGATCTCGCCTAAGGTAGCGTAAGTCTTTACAGCGTCGAGGATGAACGGCATCAGGTTCTGGGTCCCGCGTGCAGCCTGCTCCAGCGCCTTCAGAGAAGCCTCCACCTTGGCGTTGTCGCGACCCTCTTTCATCTTGCCAAGAGAAGCCTTCTGCTTCACCTCGACCTCGCCGGTCACCTTCAGGAGGCCTTGGGGTGCGCCCTCCTGGACGGTGAACTTGTTCACGCCCACGATGATGGTCTCGTTCTTCTCGATGGCGCGCTGGTAGGCGTAGGCGGAATCCTGGATCTCCTTCTGCTGGAACCCTCGGGAGATCGCCTCGACCGCGCCCCCAAGGGCGTCGATCTTCTCGATGTAGGCCAGCGCCTGCGCCTCGATCTTGTCGGTCAGCGCCTCGACCATGAAGGAGCCGGCCAAGGGGTCGATGGAGTCGGCAACACCGGACTCGTAGGCGATGACCTGCTGGGTGCGCAGCGCGATCCTTACCGATTCCTCGGTGGGAAGCGCCAGCGCCTCGTCGCGGGAATTGGTGTGCAGCGACTGGGTGCCGCCCAACACGGCGGCGAGCGCCTGCAGGGTGACGCGCATGATGTTGTTGTCGGGCTGCTGCGCGGTCAGGGTGCAGCCTGCGGTCTGGGTGTGGAAGCGCAGCATCTGCGAGCGCGGGTCTTTCGCCTTGAAGCGGTCGCGCATGATGCGGGACCACATGCGGCGGGCGGCGCGAAACTTGGCGACTTCCTCGAGCAGGTCGTTATGAGCGTTGAAGAAGAAGGCAAGGCGCGGTGCGAACTCGTCGACGTCGAGTCCCGCCTTGACCGCCGCCTCGACGTAGGCGATGCCGTCTGCCAGGGTGAAGGCGACTTCCTGGACCGCGGAGGAACCCGCCTCCCGGATGTGGTAGCCGGAGATGCTGATGGTGTTCCACTTGGGAACGTTGTCCTTGCAGTAGGCGAAGATGTCGGTGATGATCCGCATCGACTCCTTGGGGGGGGTAGATGTAGGTGCCGCGCGCCATGTACTCCTTGAGGATGTCGTTTTGGATGGTGCCGGAGATCTTGTCTGCGGAAACCCCCTGCTTCTCGGCCACCGCTATATACATGGCGAGCAGGATGGAGGCGGTGGAGTTGATGGTCATCGAGGTAGAAACCTTGTCCAGCGGGATGCCGTCGAACAGGATCTCCATGTCGGCCAGAGAGTCGATGGCTACGCCGACTTTGCCTACCTCGCCGCGGCTCATCGAAGCGTCGGAATCGTAACCCATCTGGGTGGGGAGGTCGAAGGCGATGGAGAGACCGGTCTGGCCGGCGGAGAGCAGGTACTTGTAGCGCTCGTTCGACTCGGCCGCATTGCCGAAGCCGGCGTACTGGCGCATGGTCCAGAACCTGCCGCGGTACATGGTCGGCTGCACGCCGCGGGTGAAGGGGTACTGCCCGGGGAAACCGAGGTTCTCCTCATACCCCGGATAGTCGAACCCGGGGGCGAAGCAACGATCCAGCTCGATGTCGGAGCTGTTGCGGAAGGAGCTTTTGCGCTCCGGCGCCTTGGCGATGCTCTTCTCAGCTGCTGCCTGCCATGCCTTTTTTTTCTCTTCAATGCTCATGATGCTCTCCTGGCCATAAAAATGTAGTTGCGAAGCCTCGATGTTGGGAAGACGGTTTTTGTTTGCCTGGTTAACGGCGGGATGAAAAATTATTTTTAGCTAATCGGAGTCGAAGCAACGCGCCCCAGATTAGGAAATTTTTGTTTTATTTTTAGAATGATGATTTATATTTCAAAACAAAAATAAATTCAAGGATTTACT
Proteins encoded in this region:
- a CDS encoding ATP phosphoribosyltransferase regulatory subunit, giving the protein MTNPSCIEAPLPKGVSDFLPETADKITFIADSIHRVFELWGFRRMITPLLEFEHVLALGMGDELRSKTFRFDDRQTGRLLAIPPDITPQVARIVATRMHALPLPHRIYYSGRVLRQAQMQSGKSREIFQFGVELIGLDSPEADAEMVAMAVEVLKNLGFTGFKIDLGQVEFYRGIMDASGLSAEVQKQLQEAISKKEVSAVRSILESAGAPDRVKQEIALLPRLYGGREVLQEARSIAGNERSLRALDNLAQVVDILDIYGVAEHLTIDLGEIRGLDYHSGITFEGFVPGVGEAICSGGRYDDLTAKYGYPAHATGFAFNILALLASMSKRPEVEASSSRDFLIFNRKDERREALEVAQKLRSLGYTCARDIIKRDFDSSLEYAKKMNIRLLLVIGAEDCAAGQLYLVRVADRQSITVSEEELFDKDLDLKFDLQGENHG
- the mce gene encoding methylmalonyl-CoA epimerase, with translation MLSKINHVGVAVASLEEALPFYRDSLGMTFSGTEEVPSQLVRVAFLSVGESKIELLEPTSPESPVTKFLEKNGPGVHHVAYGVDDIEAAIAALVAKGTRMIDAVPRNGAHGARIAFIHPKSSGGVLTELCEVHDHSH
- a CDS encoding alginate export family protein; the encoded protein is MSFQKKMLAFAAASALTAATAVPAMALENEFHGMFKFMGYQSNSLTGGNSGTVNFNSDAHSGFFAEQRARLMYIAKANDNLKLVTHFELDTRFGGVTGGYKGTTGNDSGNLDADQLTLETKNIYLDFNEPNTATNFKVGMQPWNDAYGSLFLSADMTGVYATKKFDPATVSLGWFRFDDNTLATGTNTGAGKLTADLIVLDGKFALNKDMTVGASYYNIQNDTGATFSSATVGNYELLHMLGLNADLKFGDVAVKPFAAYQFGDINGTDSISGYLLGATGKAKVGSGAINFAGYYLSGDKKTTGDRDSFQTVTAGTTYFNPANMWLLVRPNQATNTSTSVVNNDMTVGGRGSYGVFAGYEGTDNKLFYNANIGYMAAAENRTNAGVKENGSLGTEINAQVGYKIYDNLSASVAAAYVFLGDGLSGTTKKINGFGAANADDPYLFNVQLSYLF